CAGCCGGTGAGCAGCCGGATCAGGCTGGTCTTGCCGCACCCGCTCTCGCCCACCACCGCATATTTTTTGCCCCGCTCAAACCCGCACCAAAGGCCCTGCAGCACCGGCTGGCCCGGTTCATAGCAAAAGCGCAGGTCCCGCACCTCGATCCCCTGGCGGAAGGTGGGCGCCTTTGCCCCGGTAAAGTCCGCCGGCTCATAATCGGCCAGCCCTTCCAGCCGTTCCAGCACCGGCTTCATGCTTTTTACCTTGGGCAGGTTTTGCAGCAATGCCATCACCGGCTGGATGAAGGTGCCGCTCAGCTGGATAAACGCGATCACCGCGCCCATGGTGATCCGGCCCTTCAGCAGCAAAAACGCCGCCAGAAAAATCACCGCGAACTGGGTCAGCGCGGCCAGCATCTGCGACAGGGTCTGGTTGGCGGCAAACAGGCGGTCCGCCGCGTACTTTGCGTCCGCCGCCGCCTCGTTTTCCCGTTCAAAGCTTTTCCCCGCCGCTTTTTTCATTCCATACGCCCGGATCACCTCGTACCCGGAAAACAGGTCCTTCAGCTTTGCGGTAAACACCGCCATCTGCCGCGAATACCCTTCCTGCCTGCGCTCCAGCGCCTTGCCGTACAGCGAGGGCACCAGGAACATCACCACCAGCCCCACCCCCAGGCAGGCGGTGACCAGCGGGCTCAAGTACAGCAGCAGCCCCAGGGTCACCAAAAACATCACCGCGCTCTCCACGGTAAGCAGCAGCGGCTGGATGTAATTCTCCTCCACCTGCTTTATGTCGTTGGTCAGCGCCGAGATATAATCCGCCGTGTTGTGCTCGGTGTAGTCCTCGTACCCGCGGCGGAACACCCCCTGGAACACCCGGCGGCGCAGCAGCAGTGTGATGCGCCGGATCAGCTTTTTGCCCAGCAGCTCGTAAATCCAATACAGGCTCCCCAGTGCGGCCAGATACAGCAGTGCGGCCAGCAGCACCTTTAAAAATCCCTCCATATCCCCGGCCAGGGCCACGTCGGTGATTCTCTGCAAAAACAGTGCCAGCAGCACCATGGCGCTCGACGCCGCCACCCCGGCAAGCGCAGTGAGCGCCAGCAGGCCCTTGTTTTTCCTCATGCATTCCTTCAATGCTTTCTCCCCCTTGTTTGAATTGCACAAAGCATATCATAATATTAGATATATGTCAAACTATATTTTATTTCCATCTAATATATTCCAACAAAAAAACGCGCCCCGAAAGGCGCGTTTTTGGTTCATTATGTTTTTCCTGTTCTATTTTCCTGGCCGCCAAAGCGGCGGCACAGCGCTTCGGCCGCCTCCTCCACCGCCCGCTCCTTCACGCTGCAATAAACGCGCTTATCCTCCTGGCGCATCTCCAGCAGCCCGGCCGTGAGCAAAAGGTCCAAATGGTGCGAAATGGTGGCCGGGGTAAGGCCCAGCGCCTGGGCCAGCTCGGCGTTGTAGCTGCCGCCCCGCCGTGCGAGCTCATCCATAATGGCGAGCCGCGTTTTGTCCCCCAGCGCCTTCAGGCGCGCAGCCAGCATCTGATCCGCCTCGCCCTTGCTTTGTGAAAGCTCCATCAACGGCTCGCACAACAGGCCGCAATAGCAGATCTCGTCCGCGATCAGCAGGCCGAACGCCACCGCCAGGCTGGGCCACACGCAGGCAACATCCTCCGGCTTTTTCACAAAATAGGCGCCGCCCAGGCGCATGGGGTCGGTGCCCATCCTGCCGATCAGCGCCTCCAGCGGCTTTGCCACCGCCTGCTGCGCCTTTTTTTGGGCGGGCAGGTTGCGCTCCAATAGGGCCGCCATGCGCAAAAACGAGGGGCGGGGGTCGCACAGCAGCTCAAAGGCCCGCCAGCGGTCCGCCTCGTCCAGGCTCGTCTTCCGCACAAACTCCATCAGCGCGCGGGCGTCCCCCGCCGCCTGCCCGGTGGGCGGCTCCCCTTCCTCTTCAAAATAAATGCCGCACGCGTGGATGCACACCTCGGTCAGCCGCTGCGCGTCCCAGTCCCTGCGCTCCAGCTGGCTTGGATCCTGCAAAAAGGGCAGCACCCGCATAAAAAAGATCGCGTAACTGCCCTGGAGAAGCTCCTCATCCCCCGGTTCCAGCTTTTGATTCTGCGCGAAGACCCGGAAGTATTTGTCGTAAGCCTTTCCATTCCGCGAATAGAACGCCTCGCCGTCCAGCCCAAACTCGCTCAAATGCCGGATCGTTTCCTCCCGCACAAAGCGGGGATCGCCCTGCGCGCAGAGCAGCAGCAGGCTGGCTGTTTCAAACAGCGGGTCAAGCTGATCGTGCACTTTATATTCCATGGCTGCTCCCTCCTTTCCAAGCCTCCCGGAACAGCGCGCTGCCGTTCCTTTTTTCAAAAAGCCAAGGTCAGCTTCCCATTACCGTTTCTTTCAAATATCTGTCAAAGGCATCGTATTCCGCTTGTGTGAGCCTCTGCGGATGTGACATCACCACCAGGCGATGGCCCCCGCGGCCCGCGCGGTAGGGGGGATGCAGATGTTCAAACCCGTTTGCCGCATATCCTGCCCGCTCATAAAAGCCCTTTCGCCGGGCGGAAACCTCGTCCTCCGGCGGGTCGATCTCCAAAATTACAGGCTTTTTTCGCCGGTTCAGCAGTTCCAGCGCCCGTTGGCCGTATTTTTGGTTGCGCATTTCGGGGTCAATGCAAAAATGCTCCACATAGATGAATCCTTCTGTTTCCCAGCACAAAAGAATTCCCACCAGCTCATTTTCCTCACAGATCAGGTTGAACTGGTACTCCCCATGCTTCATGATCTTTGCCTGCGAGGAAACCTCCCTCTGCTCATGGGGCGGAAAACTTGCGCCGTACAGCTCCATCGCCTTTAAATAGAGGTTGCCCTGCTGTGTTTGCAGCCGTTCAAAATGCATTTTCCCCGCCCCCTGTTCCGAGCAAGCCCGGCTCAACCAGCCGCAGCTTTTTGCCCGGCGTACTAAAAATAGCGCCGGACCCGTTTCATATAATCCAGATATTCTTCCCCAAGTTGCCCGATGCACCATCTCTCTTCCGAAAGAATGATCCAGTGCGCCGCCAGCTGAAACACCAGCAGTGCCGCGAACAGTAGCGCCGAGCGCGTCAGGGCCGCACAGCCGCAAAAATACACAAAATATCCCACATACATCGGGTTGCGGGAAACCTTGTAAATGCCGCTCGTGTTCAGCCCTTTTTCATCCGGCCTTGCGAACGCGGCGGCAGCCGCGGCAAGGATCGCCGCGCCCGCAGCGTACACCGCAAGGCCCGCCCAAAACAGCGGCGGCCCTGTCCGGATCTTCAAAAAGGCCGGGTAAAGAAAGATCGCAATGTTTGCCGCCTGGTAAACAAGGTAGGCAATGCGCTCATTTCCTTCCAGCGGCGCAAACCGCGCGGCGCGCCCCAGCGCCTCTTTGTTCATCGCACCCAGCAGGCCGAACCGTATGAGAAAAAGCGGGATCATCAGCAAAAATGCATTCACTCCGGCAGCCTCCCTTTCACCGCTTTTCCAGGGGGCCGCAAAAAGCCTGGCCCCGCAGCCTTTTTTATTTTACCATATCCCGCCCCAAAAGAACAGGCGCCGCGGGGGCGCTTTCCGGCGCCTGCTTTTTATTCCGCCAGGGCCAGATCGCCCTCTTTGATCCAGCCCTTTTTGCGCAGCAGCAGCCCGAACGCCCAGCACAGCACGGCGGGCAGCACCACGCAGATCAGCGCAAGGCCCAGCCAGTCCATGCCGGTAATGGCCGCGCGGGTGCCCGCAGCCACCTCGTTTGCCCAGCCGGTGTACACGCCGATGGGGCCCACCAGCCCGCAGGTGCCCATGCCGGAAGAAACCGCCGGGCCGTTCATTTCCAGCCTGAACACGCAGGTGGCGAGCGGCCCCGTGATCGCGCTGGCCAAAATGGCCGGCAGCCAGATGCGCGGGTTTTTCAGAATGTTGCCCATCTGCAGCATCGAGGTCCCCAGCCCCTGGCTCACCAGGCCGCCCCAGCGGTTTTCCCGGAACGAGAGCACCGCAAAGCCCACCATCTGGGCGCAGCAGCCCGCCACCGCCGCGCCGCCGGCCAGCCCTGTGAGCGAGAGCGCGGCGCAGATCGCCGCCGACGAGATGGGCAGGGTCAGCGCAATGCCGATCACCACGCTCACCACAATGCCCATCAGCAGGGGCTGCAGCTCGGTGGCCCACATGATCACCGCCCCCACGCCGGAGGCCGCCGCGCCAATGGCGGGCGCCCACCAGACCGACAGCACTACCCCCACAAAGATGGTCACGAAGGGGGTGACCAAAATATCCACCTTTGTTTCTTTCGACACCAGCTTGCCCGCCTCGCAGGCCAGAATGGTCACCACCAGCACCGCCAGCGGGCCGCCAGCGCCGCCCAGGGCGTTGGCCGCCGCCCCCACCGTGATCAGCGAGAACAGTACCAGCGCCGGGGCCTGCAGTGCAAAGCCGATGCTCACCGCCATGGCGGGGCCCGCCACGCCGGTGGCGTAGCCGCCCAATTCGTTGAACAGGCCCAGGCCCAGCTGCGTGCCCAGCGTGTTCAGAATGGTGCCGATCAGCAGCGAGGCAAACAGCCCCTGTGCCATGGCCCCCAGCGCGTCCACCCCGTAGCGCTTGGCGCTGATCTCCACATTCTTTTTGTGCAAAAAGGTTTTTACCGCATCCATGTTCCTCTTCCCCTTTTTCCTCACCGCGCCCTTTGCCGGGCGCGCATTTCCTTTAATTATACTCGCCCGGTGATCTTTGTCAAGAAAATCGCAGGGCACTTGCCGCCCTTCGCCGCCTCTGGTATACTGGTAAAAACAGCCGGCGGCCCTGCTCTGAAAAAGCGCTTCTCCGTTTTTTGCGCGGGGCGGCCGGCCGCGATCTTTGGGAGGCCCCTTTATGCAGACAAGCTATTATAAGGAATACAGCCGCTTTTTAAAGCGCGAGATGGAATTCAAGGTCTACGGCCATGCCGGGCAGCCCTGCCTGGCGCTCCCCTGCGAGGGCGGCCGCTTTTACGACTGGGAGGACCGCGGCCTTGCGGCCTCTCTCGCCCCTTTTATCGAGGGCGGGCAGCTTCGGCTTTTTTGTGCCGACGGCGTGGACGGCGAGAGCTGGCTCTCCGGGGGGGAAGGCCGGCCTCGCGCCGAGATGCAGGAGCGGTGGTTCAATTACCTCTGCGGCGAGCTTGTGCCGCGTGCTCTCGGGCTTGCCGGCGAAGCGGGCCGGGGCAATTGCCGCCTGCTCGCAATGGGGGCGGGGCTCGGCGCGCTGCACGCCGTGAGCCTGTATCTGCGGCGGCCCGCCCTTTTCTGCGGCGCGGTAGGCCTTTCGGGCAGCTACAAAGCAGGTGGCTGGTTCGGCGGGTATTCCGATGATCTGACCCTGCGCAGCAGCCCGGTGGATCTTTTGCGCCTGCTCCCCCGTGAAAAGCTCCCCACGGGCGGCCCCCTGCTTCTCTGCTGCGGGCAGGGCCCCTACGAGGAACGCTTTCTGGCCGAAACGCGCGAGCTGGCGGCGGCGCTTGCCGCCCGCCAGGTGCCCCATACCCTGGAGCTGTGGGGCGCCGACTCTGCGCACGACTGGCCCTGGTGGCAAAAGCAGCTGCCCATTTTTGTGGGGCGCGCCTTGGCCGCTCTGGGCGCTTAATCTCCTTTTCTTTCTTGGCAGGCCGCATGCGCGGCCTGCTTTTTTGTGCGTATCCGCCAACCTCCGCCGGCCCGATGCCCTGTTTTTCCGGCGTTTTGGAAAACTTTGCAAAAAGGCCTTGCCCTTTTTGCTCTGTCATGCTATTATTCTACTGTGCTAAATTACTAAAGCATTCGAGGAGGGGTTTACTCATGAAAAAGATTGTTTCCTTTTTGGCGGCCGCCGCTCTGGCGGCGGGCATGCTCACCGGCTGCGGCCAGACCGGCGAATCCGATTGGAAGTACGTGCAGGGCAAAGGCACCCTCAAGATCGGCATCACCTTGTTTGACCCCATGAACTATTACGACCCGCAGGATCCCCAAAAGCTCATCGGCTTCGACACCGAACTGGCCGAAGCGGTGTGCGCCAAGCTGGGCGTGACCCCCGAGTTTGTGGAGATCGACTGGGATCAAAAAACGGTGGAACTGCAAAGCAAAAGCATCGACTGCATCTGGAACGGCATGACCATTCTGGACGATCTCAAGGAAAGCCTGGATTTCTCTGTTCCCTACAGCGGCAACATGCAGGTGTGCGTGATCAACAAGGCCAACGCCTCTGTGTACACCACCCTGGAAAGCATGGCCACCGCCCGCTTTGTGGCCGAGGCCGAGAGCGCGGGCGCCAAAAGCGTTGAGGGCAGCGAAGCGCTCAAGGGCGCGCAGCTCACCGCCGTGCAGGCCCAGCGCGACACCCTGCTGGAGCTCAAATCCGGCACGGCGGACGTGGCAGTGATCGACGCGGTCATGGCCTACGCCTCGGTGGGCGAGGGCACCAGCTACAGCGACCTCATGGTGGTGGAGGGCATCGAGCTCTCCAAGGAAGAATACGGCATCGGCTTCCGCAAGGGCAGCGATATCACCGCCAAGGTGAACGACGCGCTGCAGCAGCTGGCAAACGACGGCACCGTTGCCGCCCTTGCCGAAAAATACCCCTCCGTGCTCCCCCTGCTGGAAGCCAAGGGCTGAACCGCACCTTCGCCAAAAACCAAAAGCCGCCCGGGCATATCATCGGCCCGGGCGGCCCTCGTGTGAATACGGCGGCCCTGTGCCGCCCTTGCAAGGAGTATCCCACCCATGTCGTTTTTACAGGTTACGCTGGAACTGCTTCAGGGCTTCAAAACCACCTGCCTGATCTTTGCCGTCACGCTGGCCGCCTCGCTGCCGCTGGGCCTCGTGGTCTGCCTGGGTTCCATGAGCCGTTTTGCCCCCCTGCGCTGGCTCACCCGCACCTTTATCTGGATCATCCGGGGCACCCCGCTCATGCTCCAGGTCCTGGTGGTCTTTTATGTGCCGGGCCTCGCGTTCGGCATGCCCATGCACAACCGCCTGGCCGCGGTGCTGGCGGCGTTTATCATCAATTACGCCGCCTATTTTTCCGAGATTTACCGCGGCGGCATCGAGGGCATTCCCCAGGGCCAGTGGGAGGCCGGGCAGGTGCTGGGCATGACCCGCGCCCAGATCTTTGGGCGCATCGTGCTGCTGCAGGTCACCAAGCGCATCCTCCCCCCCATGAGCAACGAAATCATCACCCTGGTCAAGGACACCAGCCTTGCCCGGGTCATCGCGGTGGGCGAATTGATCCGCGCCGCGCAGGACATCGCCGCCCAGCGCGCCCTGGTCTGGCCGCTGTTTTACACCGGCGTGTTCTATCTGGCATTCAGCGGCCTTTTGACCCTTCTGTTCGGTTGGGCCGAAAGGAAATTAAACTATTACAAGGGGTGATGGGCATGGCAATCCTGGAAGTAAAGGGCCTGTGCAAGCGGTTCGGCGGGCTGGAGGTCTTAAACGGCATCGACCTCACGCTGGACCAGGGGCAGGTGCTCTCGATCATCGGTTCCTCCGGCAGCGGCAAGACCACCCTGCTGCGCTGCCTCAATTTTCTCGAACGCCCGGACGCGGGCGAACTGTACGTGGCCGGGCAGGAGCTTTGGGGCCCCGCCTGCACCCAGCCTTTGCGCCAGCGCAGGCTGCACTTCGGGCTGGTGTTCCAAAATTTCAACCTCTTCCCGCAGTATACCGTGCTGCGCAACGTCACCCTCGCAATGGACCTTCTGGCAAAAGAGCGGCGGGGAAAATCCGCGGCGCGGCAGGCCGCGGCCGAAAACGAGCAAAAAGCCCGGGAGCTGCTGGGCCGGGTGGGCCTGGCCGACAAGCTGCAGAACTACCCCTTCCAGCTCTCGGGCGGGCAGCAGCAGCGGGTGGCCATTGCCCGCGCGCTGGCGCTGGAGCCGGATATCCTCTGCTTCGACGAACCCACCAGCGCCCTGGACCCTGAGCTCACCGGCGAGGTGCTGCGGGTCATCCGCAGCCTGAAAAGCAGCCGCACCACCATGATCGTGGTCACCCACGAGATGGAATTCGCAAAGGGCGTGTCCGACCAGGTTATCTTCATGGCGGACGGTGTCATCGAAGAGCAGGGCCCCCCCGCTCAGGTGTTCGGCGCCCCCCAAAGCCCCAAGACCCGCGCGTTTCTCCGCCGCAGCCTCGAACAGGTGGGCTAGCGGCTCCGGGCGCGCCCTGGCGCTGCCCGTTCTTTCCCGCAGGCTGGCCCCGGGCCGGGATAAATTCCCGCCCGTGGGCCAGTTTTTTCTTGTCAGGGGGCGCGGCGTGTGCTATTCTTGTAACGTAAAAACGGGCGCGCCCCGCTTTTGAATGCATTGAGTGGAGGGAAATAACTATGAGTATCCGCATTGGCATCATGGGTTACGGCAACCTGGGCCGCGGGGTGGAGTGCGCGGTGCGCCAAAACCCGGACATGGAGCTTGCCGCCATCTTTACCCGCCGTGACCCCGCCGGGGTTCATCCCCTGACCCCCGGCGCAAACGTTCTGCCCGCCGAAAAGGCCGAGGCCATGAAAGACGCAGTCGACGTGCTGATCCTGTGCGGCGGCAGCGCCACCGACCTCCCCGCACAGACCCCGCACTTTGCCCAGTGGTTCACGGTGATCGACAGCTTCGATACCCACGCCAGGATCCCCGAACACTTTGCCGCCGTGGACGCGGCCGCCCGCGCCGCCGGCACCCTGGGCATTATCTCGGTGGGCTGGGATCCGGGCCTGTTCTCGCTGAACCGGGCGTACGCCGCGGCGGTGCTGCCCCAGGGCGAAAGCTATACCTTCTGGGGCAAGGGCGTCAGCCAGGGCCATTCAGACGCCATCCGCCGCATCGAGGGCGTGCTGGACGCGCGGCAGTACACCATTCCGGTGGAAAGCGCCCTGGCCGCCGTGCGTGCGGGCAGCCAGCCCACCCTCACCACCCGGCAAAAGCACACCCGCGAGTGCTTTGTGGTGGCCGCCCCCGGCGCCGATCTTGCCCGCATCGAGCGCGAGATCAAACAAATGCCCAACTATTTTGCCGATTACGACACCACCGTTCATTTCATCACCGCCCAGCAGCTGGCGGCCGGGCACGCGGGCCTGCCCCACGGCGGCACGGTGCTGCGCTCGGGCCGCACCGGCTGGGAAAATGAGCACAGCCATGTGGTGGAATACAGCCTCAAGCTGGATTCCAACCCCGAATTCACCTCCAGCGTTATCGTGGCCTATGCCCGTGCCGCTTACCGGCTGCGCCAGGCGGGCGAGACCGGCTGCCGCACCGTGCTGGACATCGCCCCCGCCCTGCTCAGCCCCCTTCCGGCGGACGAACTGCGCCGCGAGCTGCTCTGACCCGCGCCCCCCTTCCGGGCGGCCCGCAAGCTTAAAAGGAGGCCCGCGCGCCATGAAAGTGACCCATCTGTATCACAGCGGTTTTTTGGTGGAATTGAAGCACACCCTGCTTTTGTTCGACTGGTACAAGGGCCAGCTGCCCCCGCTGGACGCCCAAAAACCGCTGTACGTGTTCGTCTCGCACGTTCACCCCGACCACTACGACCCCGCCATCTGGAAGCTGTACAAAGAGCATCCAGCCGTTCGCTACATCCTGCACAAAAAGGTCCCGATCCACCACGGGGCGGAGCTTTTGCGGGTGGGCTCCCGCGAAACGCATTCGCTGGAAGGGCTTTCCATCCAAACCCTTCGTTCCACCGATACAGGCTGTGCCTTTGTGGTGGAAGCCGAGGGCCTGCGGTTTTATCATGCGGGCGATCTGAACTGGTGGCACTGGGAAGGCGAAAGCCAGGCCTCCAACGCCTGGCAGGACAAAGCCTTTCACGAAGAGCTGGCCCGGATCGCAGGCGCCCGGTTCGACTGCGCGTTTTTGCCTCTCGATCCCCGGCAGGAGGCGGCGGCGCCCTGGGGCTTTGTCGATTTTTTAAAGGCCTGCCCCACCGCCCATGCCTTTCCCATGCACTATTGGGGCGACCGGGCCGCCATGCTGGCCTACCTCCCGCTGCCCCAGCTCGCCCCGTTTGCCGGGCAGATCGTCACGGCTGATGTTTGGCAAAGTGAAAAGGAGGATCCTCATGAACTTTAAAATGATCCACGAAAACTACAATGTGAGCGACCTGCAGCGCTCGCTGGTCTTTTACGAAAAGGCGCTGGGCCTTACCGAGGTGCGCCGCAAGGCCGCCGCAGACGGCTCCTATATCATCGTGTATGTGGCGAATGCCGAAAGCAGCTTTGAGCTGGAGCTCACCTGGCTGCGCGACCACCCCGGCGCTTACGACCTGGGCGAGTGCGAGTTCCACCTGGCCTTCCAGGCGGATGACTACGAAGCCGCCCATCAAAAGCACGCCGCCATGGGCTGCATCTGCTTTGAAAATCCGGCCATGGGCATTTATTTCATCCAGGACCCGGACGGCTACTGGCTCGAAATCGTCCCCCCGCACAAATGATTCAAAAGCCGAAAGGCCCCGGCGCACGCTGTGCGCCGGGGCCTTTCGGCTTTTGATCCGTTTTTGTTTTCAGGCCTTCACGCCGCCGCCCGGTGCTTGCAGCCGGCGCAGCGTGCGCCGGAACAGCAGCACCGCCACCAGCGCGGCCAGCCCCTCCGCCACCGGAAACGCTGCCCACACCCCGGCAAGGCCCCACACCCGGGAAAGGCAAACGGCCAGCGGCGGGATCACCAGCAGCTGCCGGATCAGGGTGATCAGCAGCGAATCCATGCCCTTGCCCAGCGCCTCAAAGCCGCCCGCCAGCACGGTCCCCAGGGTCGAGGCCAAAAAGCCAAGGCTTGCAATGCGCAGCATGGGCACCCCCAGCGCCATCATCCCCGCGTCGGCCCCAAACAGCTGCATAATGGGCACGGGCAGCGCCCAGAACAGCACCGTTCCCAGCACCATGATCCCCGCGGTCACCAGCAGGCTGTCTTTCAGGGTGGCGCGCATGCGCTGTGCCTTGCCCGCGCCGTAATTGTAGCTCACGATGGGGCGCATGCCCTGCACCAGGCCGTTCGCCGGCATGTACACAAAGGTCTGCAATTTAAAGTAAATGCCGAACACCGCCACCGCCTGGCTGTGCAGGGTGGCAAGCAGCGCGTTCAGCGCCCCCACCAGCAGCGAGGGCATGGCCGCCATCATGCACGAGGGCACCCCCACCGCGTAGATCTTCTTGGCAATGGCGGCCTGCGGCCGCAGGCCGGAAAGCCGGATGTGGATGCCGGTATCCGTGCGGATAAAATAGATCACGGCCAGCGTGCAGGCGGTCATCTGGCCAATGATGGTGGCGATCGCCGCGCCGGTCACCCCCAGCGCAGGCAGGCCCAGCAGCCCAAAAATGAGAACCGGGTCCAGGGCGATGTTCACAATGGCCCCCACTCCCTGCAGGATCATAGGCACCACCATATTGCCCACCGCCTGGAACAGCTTTTCAATGTAAATGTGGAACAGGCTGCCGAACGCCAGGCAGATCACGATGCGGGTGTAGCTCTCGCTCATGGCCAGCACGCCGGCGTCCTGGTTGAACAGCCGTAAAAAAGGCGCCGCGCCAAATAGCCCCACCAGCAAAAAGGCCAGCGAGTGCAGCCCGGTAAACACCAGCCCCATGCCCGCAGCCCGGTCCACGGCCTGCCGGTTGCCCTCGCCCAGGCTGCGGGCAATAAAGGCGTTTGCGCCCACGCCGTAGCCCACCGCAACCGCCAGCACCAGGTTCTGCAGCGGATATGCAAGCGACACAGCCGTCAGCGCATCCTGCGACAGCCGTGCCACAAACACGCTGTCCACCACATTGTAAAGCGATTGAATGAGCATAGAAATAATCGGCGGGATCGCCATTCCCATCAACAGCGGGAACACGGGCTTTGTGCCCATGGGGTTTTCAGCCTGCGGCAAAGCGGGATCAGCTCCTTTTCACAAAAAAGAGGCTACAGACCCCCTGTTTGTACTCAGAAACAGGTAAATCTATAGCCCCGGCAATTCCAGTGTGCCTTTCAAGACTTCGTTATGATAGCATCCCCCGCGCCGCTTGTCAAGCCGCTTTTGCAGGCCGCGCGGCAAAAAAGCAGAGGGCCGCCCCAGGGGCAGCCCCTCCGCTCATGCGCTCTTATTTCAGCAGGGTGATGCCGCCGATCAGCGGCAGGTGCTTGTCCTGATCCTGTGCCGCGTAGATCAGGCCCACCAGCGAGAAGATTCCCACCACGGTGCTCACAATCCACATAAAGCGCCCCACAATGGGCACCCACGCAAGCACGGTGGTCGCCAGCCCCACAATGGCCAGCACACCGGCCTGGTTCAAATGGAACTTCGCACCCTCCTTATCGCCCGCCAGATATGCGATCAGCCAGCCGATCCAGCTCAGGTAGGCAATCACGCTCGTCGCCTTTTTGTTCATAGGTGTATTCCCTCCTCGTTTTCACACGGTATCCCCGTGTATTTATGTTAATTTTATCACTTTATCATTCTAAAATCAACCGTTTTCG
This window of the Oscillospiraceae bacterium genome carries:
- a CDS encoding ABC transporter permease, with product MKECMRKNKGLLALTALAGVAASSAMVLLALFLQRITDVALAGDMEGFLKVLLAALLYLAALGSLYWIYELLGKKLIRRITLLLRRRVFQGVFRRGYEDYTEHNTADYISALTNDIKQVEENYIQPLLLTVESAVMFLVTLGLLLYLSPLVTACLGVGLVVMFLVPSLYGKALERRQEGYSRQMAVFTAKLKDLFSGYEVIRAYGMKKAAGKSFERENEAAADAKYAADRLFAANQTLSQMLAALTQFAVIFLAAFLLLKGRITMGAVIAFIQLSGTFIQPVMALLQNLPKVKSMKPVLERLEGLADYEPADFTGAKAPTFRQGIEVRDLRFCYEPGQPVLQGLWCGFERGKKYAVVGESGCGKTSLIRLLTGCYAGYDGAICYDGQELRGLDVEALQRMVSVIHQNVTMFDESIRYNICLGEEFSQEELERALQLSGAAKFLPQTSGGLDSPVGENGANLSGGQRQRVAIARALIRKTPLLILDEGTSAVDLQTAMDIEQQLLAVPELTLITITHKLDPELLGSYDQVLFLKGGVAQGAGGYADLQQENEAFRTFCGVHAMA
- a CDS encoding transcriptional regulator yields the protein MEYKVHDQLDPLFETASLLLLCAQGDPRFVREETIRHLSEFGLDGEAFYSRNGKAYDKYFRVFAQNQKLEPGDEELLQGSYAIFFMRVLPFLQDPSQLERRDWDAQRLTEVCIHACGIYFEEEGEPPTGQAAGDARALMEFVRKTSLDEADRWRAFELLCDPRPSFLRMAALLERNLPAQKKAQQAVAKPLEALIGRMGTDPMRLGGAYFVKKPEDVACVWPSLAVAFGLLIADEICYCGLLCEPLMELSQSKGEADQMLAARLKALGDKTRLAIMDELARRGGSYNAELAQALGLTPATISHHLDLLLTAGLLEMRQEDKRVYCSVKERAVEEAAEALCRRFGGQENRTGKT
- a CDS encoding N-acetyltransferase, with product MHFERLQTQQGNLYLKAMELYGASFPPHEQREVSSQAKIMKHGEYQFNLICEENELVGILLCWETEGFIYVEHFCIDPEMRNQKYGQRALELLNRRKKPVILEIDPPEDEVSARRKGFYERAGYAANGFEHLHPPYRAGRGGHRLVVMSHPQRLTQAEYDAFDRYLKETVMGS
- a CDS encoding phospholipid methyltransferase, yielding MNAFLLMIPLFLIRFGLLGAMNKEALGRAARFAPLEGNERIAYLVYQAANIAIFLYPAFLKIRTGPPLFWAGLAVYAAGAAILAAAAAAFARPDEKGLNTSGIYKVSRNPMYVGYFVYFCGCAALTRSALLFAALLVFQLAAHWIILSEERWCIGQLGEEYLDYMKRVRRYF
- a CDS encoding PTS sugar transporter subunit IID: MDAVKTFLHKKNVEISAKRYGVDALGAMAQGLFASLLIGTILNTLGTQLGLGLFNELGGYATGVAGPAMAVSIGFALQAPALVLFSLITVGAAANALGGAGGPLAVLVVTILACEAGKLVSKETKVDILVTPFVTIFVGVVLSVWWAPAIGAAASGVGAVIMWATELQPLLMGIVVSVVIGIALTLPISSAAICAALSLTGLAGGAAVAGCCAQMVGFAVLSFRENRWGGLVSQGLGTSMLQMGNILKNPRIWLPAILASAITGPLATCVFRLEMNGPAVSSGMGTCGLVGPIGVYTGWANEVAAGTRAAITGMDWLGLALICVVLPAVLCWAFGLLLRKKGWIKEGDLALAE
- a CDS encoding amino acid ABC transporter substrate-binding protein, coding for MKKIVSFLAAAALAAGMLTGCGQTGESDWKYVQGKGTLKIGITLFDPMNYYDPQDPQKLIGFDTELAEAVCAKLGVTPEFVEIDWDQKTVELQSKSIDCIWNGMTILDDLKESLDFSVPYSGNMQVCVINKANASVYTTLESMATARFVAEAESAGAKSVEGSEALKGAQLTAVQAQRDTLLELKSGTADVAVIDAVMAYASVGEGTSYSDLMVVEGIELSKEEYGIGFRKGSDITAKVNDALQQLANDGTVAALAEKYPSVLPLLEAKG
- a CDS encoding amino acid ABC transporter permease codes for the protein MSFLQVTLELLQGFKTTCLIFAVTLAASLPLGLVVCLGSMSRFAPLRWLTRTFIWIIRGTPLMLQVLVVFYVPGLAFGMPMHNRLAAVLAAFIINYAAYFSEIYRGGIEGIPQGQWEAGQVLGMTRAQIFGRIVLLQVTKRILPPMSNEIITLVKDTSLARVIAVGELIRAAQDIAAQRALVWPLFYTGVFYLAFSGLLTLLFGWAERKLNYYKG
- a CDS encoding peptide ABC transporter ATP-binding protein produces the protein MAILEVKGLCKRFGGLEVLNGIDLTLDQGQVLSIIGSSGSGKTTLLRCLNFLERPDAGELYVAGQELWGPACTQPLRQRRLHFGLVFQNFNLFPQYTVLRNVTLAMDLLAKERRGKSAARQAAAENEQKARELLGRVGLADKLQNYPFQLSGGQQQRVAIARALALEPDILCFDEPTSALDPELTGEVLRVIRSLKSSRTTMIVVTHEMEFAKGVSDQVIFMADGVIEEQGPPAQVFGAPQSPKTRAFLRRSLEQVG
- a CDS encoding diaminopimelate dehydrogenase → MSIRIGIMGYGNLGRGVECAVRQNPDMELAAIFTRRDPAGVHPLTPGANVLPAEKAEAMKDAVDVLILCGGSATDLPAQTPHFAQWFTVIDSFDTHARIPEHFAAVDAAARAAGTLGIISVGWDPGLFSLNRAYAAAVLPQGESYTFWGKGVSQGHSDAIRRIEGVLDARQYTIPVESALAAVRAGSQPTLTTRQKHTRECFVVAAPGADLARIEREIKQMPNYFADYDTTVHFITAQQLAAGHAGLPHGGTVLRSGRTGWENEHSHVVEYSLKLDSNPEFTSSVIVAYARAAYRLRQAGETGCRTVLDIAPALLSPLPADELRRELL
- a CDS encoding hydrolase → MKVTHLYHSGFLVELKHTLLLFDWYKGQLPPLDAQKPLYVFVSHVHPDHYDPAIWKLYKEHPAVRYILHKKVPIHHGAELLRVGSRETHSLEGLSIQTLRSTDTGCAFVVEAEGLRFYHAGDLNWWHWEGESQASNAWQDKAFHEELARIAGARFDCAFLPLDPRQEAAAPWGFVDFLKACPTAHAFPMHYWGDRAAMLAYLPLPQLAPFAGQIVTADVWQSEKEDPHEL
- a CDS encoding lactoylglutathione lyase is translated as MNFKMIHENYNVSDLQRSLVFYEKALGLTEVRRKAAADGSYIIVYVANAESSFELELTWLRDHPGAYDLGECEFHLAFQADDYEAAHQKHAAMGCICFENPAMGIYFIQDPDGYWLEIVPPHK